Proteins encoded in a region of the Sphingomonas sp. HMP9 genome:
- a CDS encoding xanthine dehydrogenase family protein molybdopterin-binding subunit, with amino-acid sequence MNEHVMDTAFRPAALDRAKQGLLGLGLDRIEGPAKVTGVADYAYEGTPDGIAYAAIVGTPVGSGRILSIDIKAAEALPGVIAVLHGDPRMPAGEANSRAMPLFDTDTILHLGQPVAIVVAEDQAIAREAAALVVVETEAGEGRFDVDAQPVDAKPEIGFLPPVDIGDLDAVMAGAAVTFDQIYTTPVHFPAALEPHATTAWWEDGKLTVRTSNQVIGGARKTIAKALKIDADSVRVLAPYVGGGFGGKTGVGAEAILAAIAAEVVGRPVKIALPRRQTAYMVHHRSHTTQRIRIAADKDGVILGMGHESVVAQNDDGEFLEPVPFGTLPLYRGEARRFKTGLVRVDLPATGAVRAPGEAVGTFGVECAMDELAEQLGLDPVELRRRNEPETDPVSGKPFSTRRMLDCYDQGARRFGWPATLPAPGSVREGEWLVGIGMAASLRGNFTVEAQARVRLEADGRATVECDMTDIGTGTYTILAQTAGEMLGLPVADVTVRLGDTDFPPSAGSGGSFGAGSAASAVMLACEDILGELALRMNAAPEELSLHDGCVSAGGRQVALADLVRGEPIVAMGKTGPGKESKRTSQASHGAHFVEVAVNAVTGETRVRRMLGVFDVGRVLNRKTATSQITGGMAWGIAYALSEEAIVDTRTGAFVNPDFGEYHVAVNADIPQLEVHFIEEIDDSANPAGAKGVGELGISGAGAAVANAIYNATGVRVRDFPVTLDKLLAGLPAV; translated from the coding sequence ATGAACGAGCATGTGATGGATACGGCGTTCCGGCCGGCTGCCCTCGACCGCGCCAAGCAGGGCTTGCTCGGGCTGGGGCTCGATCGGATCGAGGGGCCGGCAAAGGTTACGGGCGTTGCGGACTATGCCTATGAGGGCACGCCAGATGGGATCGCTTATGCTGCGATCGTCGGAACGCCCGTTGGTAGCGGGCGTATTTTAAGCATCGACATCAAAGCTGCCGAAGCGCTGCCCGGCGTGATCGCCGTTCTTCACGGTGACCCGCGGATGCCGGCCGGCGAGGCCAACTCGCGCGCGATGCCGCTGTTCGATACTGACACGATCCTCCATCTCGGCCAGCCGGTCGCGATCGTCGTGGCCGAGGATCAGGCTATCGCGCGCGAGGCTGCAGCGCTGGTGGTGGTCGAAACCGAAGCCGGCGAGGGTCGGTTTGACGTCGACGCGCAGCCGGTCGATGCCAAGCCGGAGATCGGTTTCCTCCCTCCGGTCGATATTGGCGATCTGGATGCGGTGATGGCCGGTGCGGCGGTGACGTTCGACCAGATTTACACGACACCAGTGCATTTCCCCGCTGCGCTCGAACCGCATGCGACCACGGCGTGGTGGGAGGACGGCAAGCTGACCGTGCGCACCAGCAATCAGGTGATCGGCGGCGCGCGCAAGACGATCGCCAAGGCGCTCAAGATCGACGCGGACTCGGTACGCGTGCTTGCGCCCTATGTCGGCGGCGGGTTTGGTGGGAAGACCGGCGTCGGTGCCGAGGCGATCCTCGCGGCGATCGCGGCCGAGGTCGTCGGGCGGCCGGTGAAGATCGCGCTGCCCCGCCGCCAGACCGCGTACATGGTCCATCACCGCTCGCACACCACGCAGCGTATCCGGATCGCGGCGGACAAGGATGGCGTGATCCTCGGCATGGGGCATGAAAGCGTCGTCGCGCAGAACGACGATGGCGAATTCCTAGAGCCGGTGCCGTTCGGGACGCTGCCGCTGTACCGGGGCGAGGCGCGGCGGTTCAAGACCGGGCTCGTGCGCGTCGACCTGCCCGCGACGGGCGCGGTGCGTGCGCCGGGCGAGGCTGTCGGCACGTTCGGGGTCGAGTGCGCAATGGATGAGCTGGCCGAGCAGCTCGGGCTCGATCCGGTCGAGTTGCGGCGGCGCAACGAGCCCGAGACCGATCCGGTCAGCGGCAAGCCCTTCTCCACGCGGCGGATGCTCGATTGCTATGACCAGGGTGCCAGGCGGTTCGGCTGGCCCGCCACGCTGCCCGCGCCGGGATCGGTGCGTGAGGGCGAATGGCTGGTCGGGATCGGCATGGCGGCGAGCCTGCGCGGCAACTTCACCGTCGAGGCGCAGGCGCGCGTGCGGCTGGAGGCGGATGGTCGCGCGACGGTTGAATGCGACATGACCGATATCGGCACGGGGACGTACACGATCCTCGCGCAGACCGCGGGCGAGATGCTCGGGTTGCCGGTGGCCGACGTGACTGTGCGGCTGGGCGATACCGATTTCCCGCCGAGCGCGGGCTCGGGTGGGTCGTTCGGCGCGGGCAGTGCCGCGTCCGCGGTGATGCTCGCCTGCGAGGATATCCTAGGCGAACTCGCGCTGCGGATGAATGCGGCGCCCGAAGAACTGAGCCTGCACGACGGCTGCGTCAGCGCGGGCGGGCGACAGGTAGCGCTGGCGGACCTCGTTCGCGGCGAACCGATCGTGGCGATGGGCAAGACCGGGCCGGGCAAGGAGAGCAAGCGGACGAGCCAGGCGAGCCACGGCGCACACTTCGTCGAGGTCGCGGTCAACGCGGTGACGGGCGAGACGCGCGTCCGGCGGATGCTCGGCGTGTTCGATGTCGGCCGCGTGCTCAATCGCAAGACCGCGACGAGCCAGATCACCGGCGGCATGGCGTGGGGGATCGCCTATGCGCTGAGCGAGGAGGCGATCGTCGACACGCGGACGGGCGCGTTCGTGAACCCCGATTTCGGCGAATATCACGTCGCGGTGAACGCCGACATTCCGCAACTCGAGGTGCATTTCATCGAGGAGATCGACGATTCCGCCAATCCGGCGGGCGCGAAGGGGGTCGGCGAGTTGGGTATTTCGGGTGCGGGTGCCGCAGTGGCGAACGCGATCTACAACGCGACCGGGGTGCGGGTGCGCGACTTCCCGGTGACGCTCGACAAGCTGCTAGCGGGCTTGCCGGCCGTATAA
- a CDS encoding xanthine dehydrogenase family protein molybdopterin-binding subunit, which yields MFGLRTTNSLTMDKPHPDSLLDTGVQGVIGKPLDRIDGPLKVTGTATYAAEYQFDNMAYGVLVGTKISAGKVVSIDIDAVKSMPGVIDVVTDFDQFIRVSAQGGATDAPTQGVKDIAFFGQIVAIVLAESFEVARDAAARLPIEYEASEGQYDFEANKGETRKPADDATQAHFKQGDVDTAMAEADVTIDSTYVTPSQNSAAMEPHASTAVWDEDGSLSLYGAYQMPTSDAQQLAKSLGVAEKKVRIIARYIGGGFGSKLGIAPESVAAAIAAKQLGRPVKAVMSRPQVFEATVRRSNTEQRVRLAAKADGTLTAIGHETLTSNQPTEDYFEPAGIGTHMMYGGENRLITHDVVDVNFVVSGSMRAPGEAVGMLALEGAMDELAAKLEMDPIELRKRNDPKIDPEKDVPYSSRNLTRALDEGAAKFGWDQRKKAGTRREGEWLIGMGVAGAVRGNMMQESSAKVEIHPDGSATVSSAMTDIGTGSYTILAQIASEILGIPVENITMALGDTNDPPAAGSGGSWGATSSGTAVYLACEMLRGKLAEAMGVDEDGLTLKDGKAIGDNRSTPIGELVGKGLEVTGHVKPGKQEKETTQAGFGAHFAEVAVNVITGETRVRRMLGSFAAGRVLNAKTARSQCLGGMTFGIGAALTEDLIHDIRTGKLVNHDLAEYHVPVNADIPQMDVHFVDERDIHANPIHAKGIGELGISGAGAAVANAVYNATGIRVREFPITLDKLLDQLPAV from the coding sequence ATGTTCGGTTTAAGAACCACCAACAGCCTGACGATGGACAAGCCGCATCCGGACAGCCTTCTGGATACCGGCGTCCAGGGCGTCATCGGCAAGCCGCTCGACCGGATCGACGGTCCGCTAAAGGTCACGGGCACCGCGACCTATGCTGCCGAATATCAGTTCGACAATATGGCGTATGGCGTGCTGGTCGGGACGAAGATTTCGGCGGGCAAGGTCGTCTCGATCGATATCGATGCGGTGAAGTCGATGCCTGGCGTGATCGATGTCGTCACCGATTTCGACCAGTTCATCCGTGTGTCCGCGCAGGGCGGCGCGACCGATGCACCGACGCAGGGCGTGAAGGACATCGCGTTCTTCGGCCAGATCGTCGCGATCGTGCTCGCCGAGAGCTTCGAGGTCGCGCGCGATGCGGCGGCGCGGTTGCCGATCGAATATGAGGCGAGCGAGGGGCAGTATGATTTCGAGGCGAACAAGGGCGAGACCCGCAAGCCGGCCGACGACGCGACCCAGGCGCATTTCAAGCAGGGTGATGTCGACACGGCGATGGCCGAAGCGGATGTGACAATCGATTCGACCTATGTCACGCCGAGCCAGAATTCGGCGGCGATGGAGCCGCATGCCTCGACCGCGGTCTGGGACGAGGACGGCTCGCTGTCGCTGTACGGAGCGTACCAGATGCCGACTTCGGATGCGCAGCAGCTCGCAAAATCGCTTGGCGTGGCCGAGAAGAAGGTGCGGATCATCGCGCGCTATATCGGCGGCGGGTTCGGGTCGAAGCTCGGTATCGCGCCCGAGAGCGTGGCGGCGGCGATCGCGGCCAAGCAGCTTGGCCGTCCGGTCAAGGCGGTGATGTCGCGCCCGCAGGTCTTCGAGGCGACCGTACGTCGGTCGAACACCGAACAGCGTGTCCGCCTCGCCGCCAAGGCCGATGGTACGCTGACCGCGATCGGTCACGAGACGCTGACGTCCAACCAGCCGACCGAGGATTATTTCGAGCCGGCCGGGATCGGCACGCACATGATGTACGGGGGCGAGAACCGGCTGATCACGCATGACGTGGTCGACGTGAACTTCGTCGTCTCGGGATCGATGCGCGCGCCGGGCGAAGCGGTCGGGATGCTCGCGCTCGAGGGTGCGATGGACGAGCTGGCCGCGAAGCTCGAGATGGATCCGATCGAGCTGCGCAAGCGCAACGATCCCAAGATCGATCCCGAGAAGGACGTGCCCTATTCGTCGCGCAACCTGACGCGCGCGCTCGACGAGGGTGCAGCCAAGTTCGGCTGGGACCAGCGCAAGAAGGCCGGCACGCGGCGCGAGGGCGAGTGGCTGATCGGCATGGGCGTCGCGGGCGCGGTGCGCGGCAACATGATGCAGGAATCGTCCGCCAAGGTCGAGATCCATCCCGATGGCTCGGCGACCGTGTCGTCGGCGATGACCGATATCGGCACCGGCAGCTACACGATCCTGGCGCAGATCGCGTCGGAGATCCTGGGGATTCCGGTCGAGAACATCACGATGGCGTTGGGCGATACCAACGATCCCCCCGCCGCAGGTTCGGGCGGTTCGTGGGGCGCGACGTCTTCGGGGACCGCGGTGTATCTTGCGTGCGAGATGCTGCGCGGGAAGCTTGCTGAGGCGATGGGCGTCGACGAGGACGGCCTGACGCTGAAGGACGGCAAGGCGATCGGCGACAACCGCTCGACGCCGATCGGCGAGCTGGTCGGCAAGGGTCTCGAGGTGACCGGGCACGTGAAGCCGGGCAAGCAGGAGAAGGAGACGACTCAGGCAGGCTTCGGGGCGCATTTCGCGGAGGTTGCGGTCAACGTGATCACCGGCGAGACGCGCGTGCGGCGTATGCTCGGGTCGTTCGCGGCTGGGCGCGTGCTCAATGCCAAAACGGCACGGTCGCAGTGCCTGGGGGGGATGACGTTCGGGATCGGCGCGGCGCTGACCGAGGACCTGATCCACGATATTCGGACGGGCAAGCTCGTGAACCACGATCTGGCCGAATATCACGTGCCGGTGAACGCCGACATTCCGCAGATGGACGTGCATTTCGTCGACGAGCGCGACATCCATGCGAACCCGATCCACGCCAAGGGGATCGGCGAGCTGGGGATCTCTGGCGCTGGCGCCGCGGTGGCGAACGCGGTGTATAACGCCACCGGGATCCGGGTGCGGGAGTTCCCGATCACGCTCGACAAGCTGCTGGATCAGTTGCCGGCGGTTTGA
- a CDS encoding FAD binding domain-containing protein, which produces MKTFAYEKPATPEAAVKDIDTRDAKFIAGGTNLLDLMKLQVETPDKLVDISRLDLAKIEEREDGGLTIGALVPNSDLAADRRIVAKYEVLSRALLAGASGQLRNKASTGGNLLQRTRCYYFYDTAAACNKREPGSGCSAIGGFNRILAILGTSEHCIATHPSDMAVAMRALDATIVTLKADGDRRRISIHDFYRLPGDTPQIENALEAGELITHVELPAPPKGKQEYRKVRDRASYAFALVSVAAVVDVQDGVIASASLAFGGLGPMPWRNPAVEAALVGKAPTNEAFEAAATALLADAKGYGSNDFKIPLARRTLIATLRTVTGA; this is translated from the coding sequence ATGAAGACCTTCGCCTACGAAAAGCCCGCTACGCCCGAGGCTGCCGTCAAAGACATCGATACGCGTGATGCGAAGTTCATCGCGGGCGGGACCAACCTGCTCGACCTGATGAAGCTGCAGGTCGAGACGCCGGACAAGCTAGTCGACATCAGCCGCCTCGATCTCGCGAAGATCGAGGAGCGTGAGGATGGTGGGCTGACGATCGGTGCGCTCGTGCCGAACAGCGATCTGGCCGCCGACCGCCGTATCGTCGCGAAGTACGAAGTGCTGAGCCGCGCGTTGCTGGCGGGTGCGTCTGGGCAGCTGCGCAACAAGGCGTCGACCGGGGGCAATCTGCTCCAGCGGACGCGCTGCTATTATTTCTACGACACCGCCGCCGCATGCAACAAGCGCGAGCCCGGTAGCGGCTGTTCGGCGATCGGCGGCTTCAACCGCATCCTCGCGATCCTCGGGACCAGCGAGCACTGCATCGCGACGCACCCGAGCGACATGGCGGTGGCGATGCGCGCGCTCGACGCGACGATCGTGACGCTCAAGGCGGATGGCGACCGGCGACGGATCTCGATCCACGACTTCTATCGCCTGCCGGGCGATACGCCGCAGATTGAGAATGCGCTCGAGGCGGGTGAGTTGATCACGCATGTCGAGCTGCCAGCGCCGCCGAAGGGCAAGCAGGAATATCGCAAGGTGCGCGACCGTGCGTCCTATGCGTTCGCACTCGTGTCGGTCGCGGCCGTGGTCGACGTGCAGGACGGCGTGATCGCGTCCGCCTCGCTCGCGTTCGGCGGGCTCGGGCCGATGCCGTGGCGCAATCCGGCGGTCGAGGCCGCTTTGGTCGGCAAGGCGCCTACCAACGAGGCGTTCGAGGCTGCGGCCACCGCGCTGCTCGCCGATGCCAAGGGCTATGGCTCGAACGACTTCAAGATCCCCCTCGCCCGTCGCACGCTGATCGCGACGCTGCGCACCGTAACGGGAGCATAA
- a CDS encoding 2Fe-2S iron-sulfur cluster-binding protein, with translation MHFTINGQSYDAEPDIRTSVLDLCREYLGLTGSKKGCDHGQCGACTVLINGRRVNSCLTLAVMHQDDEITTIEGIGQPGNLHPLQDAFVRHDGYQCGYCTPGQICSAVGMLDEVKKGWASHASGDLTDPKFDDAEISERMSGNLCRCAAYPNIVDAIREVGDTAPKGRSADEKDAAMEANARGELVA, from the coding sequence ATGCATTTCACGATCAATGGTCAATCATATGACGCAGAGCCCGATATTCGTACGTCGGTGCTTGATCTATGTCGCGAATATCTCGGGCTGACGGGCTCGAAAAAGGGTTGCGACCATGGCCAGTGCGGGGCGTGCACCGTCCTGATCAACGGGCGCCGCGTCAATTCCTGCCTGACGCTCGCCGTCATGCACCAGGACGACGAGATCACGACGATCGAGGGCATCGGCCAGCCGGGCAACCTGCACCCGTTGCAGGACGCGTTCGTGCGGCATGACGGCTATCAGTGCGGTTATTGCACGCCCGGGCAGATCTGTTCGGCGGTCGGCATGCTCGACGAGGTCAAGAAGGGCTGGGCCAGCCATGCGTCGGGCGACCTGACCGATCCGAAGTTCGACGATGCCGAGATTTCGGAGCGGATGAGCGGCAATCTGTGCCGTTGCGCCGCCTATCCGAACATCGTCGATGCGATCCGCGAAGTCGGCGATACGGCACCCAAGGGGCGCTCCGCCGACGAGAAGGATGCCGCGATGGAAGCGAACGCGCGCGGGGAGCTGGTGGCATGA
- a CDS encoding glycerophosphodiester phosphodiesterase, with product MTPASPRLSPVIVIAHRGASGLRPEHTLAAYSLAIDQGADFIEPDLVPTKDDVLVARHENNIAETTNVADHPEFAARKTTKTIDGQTMTGWFVEDFTLAELKTLRAKERLPKLRPANTAYDGQFAIPTLAEIIALAKRRTTETGRTIGIYPETKHPTYFASIGHPTDAKLVAELREAGWDSAKAPVFIQSFEVANLQRLHKITKIRLIQLMDGEGGPADGAQPSYKAMITPEGLKAVAAYAYGIGPNKGMLWTDATPTTLVADAHAAGLRVHPWTYRAENYFEPTRFRRGSDPAAHGDIAAEIDAGLAQGIDGFFTDFPLYGAQARDRATVTGRAGVK from the coding sequence ATGACGCCAGCTTCGCCCCGTTTGTCGCCCGTAATCGTCATCGCGCACCGCGGTGCGAGCGGGCTCCGCCCCGAACACACGTTGGCCGCCTATTCGCTCGCGATCGACCAGGGCGCGGACTTCATCGAGCCCGACCTGGTGCCGACCAAGGACGACGTGCTCGTCGCGCGCCACGAGAACAATATCGCCGAGACGACCAACGTCGCCGACCATCCCGAATTCGCCGCCCGGAAAACCACCAAGACGATCGACGGCCAGACGATGACCGGCTGGTTCGTCGAGGACTTCACGCTCGCCGAACTGAAAACCCTGCGCGCAAAGGAACGCCTGCCCAAGCTGCGGCCCGCGAACACCGCCTATGACGGCCAGTTCGCAATCCCGACGCTCGCGGAGATCATCGCGCTCGCCAAGCGCCGCACGACCGAGACGGGCCGGACGATCGGCATCTATCCCGAGACCAAGCACCCAACCTATTTCGCGAGCATCGGCCATCCGACCGACGCCAAGCTCGTCGCCGAACTCCGCGAAGCGGGCTGGGATTCGGCCAAGGCGCCGGTCTTCATCCAGTCGTTCGAGGTCGCCAATCTCCAGCGCCTCCACAAGATCACCAAAATCCGCCTGATCCAGCTGATGGACGGGGAGGGCGGTCCTGCCGACGGCGCACAGCCCAGCTACAAGGCGATGATCACGCCCGAAGGCCTCAAAGCCGTCGCCGCCTACGCCTACGGCATCGGCCCGAACAAGGGCATGCTCTGGACCGACGCGACGCCGACGACGCTGGTCGCCGACGCGCATGCGGCGGGCCTGCGCGTCCATCCCTGGACCTACCGCGCCGAAAACTACTTCGAACCCACACGCTTTCGCCGCGGCAGCGACCCGGCCGCACACGGCGATATCGCCGCGGAGATCGACGCCGGCCTTGCCCAAGGTATCGACGGTTTCTTCACCGACTTTCCGCTATACGGTGCCCAAGCGCGCGATCGAGCCACTGTAACCGGGCGCGCAGGAGTGAAGTAG
- a CDS encoding alpha/beta fold hydrolase, protein MDTVSGDGDDMVLTPPSKALWAAELPRAAWTVATWWRHRPALAAAPRGDGRTVMIVPGLFNTDRSTAVMRGYLNRIGYRTSGWGLGRNRGVRTVGVEAERLIARVESLAAAGPVTLIGVSLGGIMARLVAHRRPDLVRAVITVSSPYAGSPKATNVWRAFEWLTGERLDDPAVVLRSDAIAGPLPVPSTAIWSRSDGLVNGLICHDAAGHAVEVRSGHLGVQLKPEVLIAVAKTLAG, encoded by the coding sequence GTGGACACCGTTTCCGGTGACGGTGATGACATGGTTCTGACGCCGCCGTCCAAGGCACTCTGGGCAGCCGAACTGCCCCGCGCGGCGTGGACGGTCGCGACGTGGTGGCGGCATCGGCCCGCGCTGGCGGCGGCACCGCGCGGCGATGGCCGCACGGTGATGATAGTGCCCGGGTTGTTCAACACCGATCGATCGACGGCGGTGATGCGCGGCTATCTGAATCGGATCGGCTACCGCACGAGCGGCTGGGGTCTCGGACGTAACCGCGGCGTGCGGACCGTCGGCGTGGAGGCGGAACGTCTGATCGCGCGCGTAGAGTCGCTGGCAGCAGCGGGGCCGGTGACGTTGATCGGGGTAAGTCTCGGCGGGATCATGGCGCGGTTGGTCGCGCACCGGCGGCCCGACCTCGTCCGCGCGGTGATCACGGTCAGTTCGCCCTATGCGGGATCACCCAAGGCCACCAACGTGTGGCGCGCGTTCGAATGGCTGACCGGCGAGAGGCTTGACGATCCGGCGGTCGTCTTGCGGAGCGATGCGATCGCCGGGCCGTTGCCGGTGCCGTCGACCGCGATCTGGAGCCGCTCGGACGGGCTGGTGAACGGGCTGATCTGCCACGACGCGGCAGGACATGCGGTAGAGGTACGGAGCGGGCATCTTGGGGTGCAGCTGAAACCGGAGGTGCTGATCGCGGTGGCAAAGACGCTGGCCGGGTAG
- a CDS encoding TIGR02117 family protein has protein sequence MRWILWCAAAVFGLVASYAVAGLIGGSIASNRAWRAPAEGVHIFVESNGVHTGIVVPKIAAGVDWRTIARAADLSDPRYAGYDHLSIGWGEKTFYLETPTWADVKLRTVAAAATGSTRTLMHVDHVPLPSARDDVREIVVTPQQYRRLSAYMTASFRANGAHYAGYGPYDAFYDANGRYSAIHTCNSWTGDALRYAGVRVGAWTPFPVTVMTWF, from the coding sequence ATGCGGTGGATTTTATGGTGCGCCGCAGCAGTGTTCGGGCTGGTTGCGAGCTATGCCGTGGCGGGGCTGATCGGTGGGTCCATCGCTAGCAATCGCGCCTGGCGGGCACCTGCCGAGGGGGTGCATATCTTCGTCGAGAGCAACGGCGTGCACACCGGGATCGTGGTGCCGAAGATCGCGGCGGGGGTCGACTGGCGGACCATCGCGCGCGCGGCGGACCTCAGCGACCCCCGCTATGCCGGGTATGATCACCTGTCGATCGGCTGGGGCGAGAAGACCTTCTATCTCGAGACGCCGACCTGGGCGGACGTGAAGCTGCGGACCGTCGCGGCGGCGGCGACCGGAAGCACGCGGACGCTGATGCATGTCGATCACGTCCCGTTGCCGTCCGCACGCGACGATGTCCGCGAGATCGTCGTGACGCCGCAGCAATATCGCCGGCTGTCCGCCTACATGACCGCGAGCTTCCGGGCCAACGGCGCACATTATGCAGGCTATGGGCCCTATGACGCGTTCTACGACGCAAACGGGCGGTATAGCGCGATCCACACCTGCAACAGCTGGACCGGGGATGCGCTGCGCTATGCCGGCGTGAGGGTCGGCGCGTGGACACCGTTTCCGGTGACGGTGATGACATGGTTCTGA
- the phhA gene encoding phenylalanine 4-monooxygenase, with translation MANDTHVLSTPPEGAPDWTIPQNWSAYTAEDHATWDTLFARQSKLLPGRASNAWLRGLDVLKLSKPGIPDFEELSERLMKLTGWSVVAVPGLVPDDVFFDHMANRRFVAGNFIRRPDQLDYLQEPDVFHDVFGHVPMLADPVFADYLAAYGRGGQRALGLDALKYLGRLYWYTVEFGLIAEPEGLRIYGSGIVSSYAETRFALDDPSPNRIALDLARVMRTEYRIDDFQQNYFVIPSFDELLRLTVETDFAPLYEELKALPDIPVAQIEPEDVVLTKGTQDYANAKLAA, from the coding sequence ATGGCCAATGACACGCATGTACTGAGCACCCCGCCCGAAGGCGCCCCCGACTGGACGATCCCGCAGAACTGGTCGGCCTATACCGCGGAGGACCACGCGACCTGGGACACGCTGTTCGCGCGCCAGTCGAAGCTGCTACCCGGCCGCGCGTCGAACGCCTGGCTGCGCGGGCTCGACGTGCTCAAGCTCTCCAAACCCGGCATCCCCGATTTCGAGGAGCTGTCCGAACGCCTGATGAAGCTCACCGGCTGGTCGGTCGTCGCGGTGCCGGGGCTCGTTCCCGACGACGTGTTCTTCGACCACATGGCCAATCGCCGTTTCGTCGCGGGCAACTTCATCCGCCGCCCCGACCAGCTCGATTATCTGCAGGAGCCCGACGTCTTCCACGACGTGTTCGGCCACGTGCCGATGCTCGCCGACCCCGTCTTCGCCGACTACCTCGCCGCCTATGGCCGCGGCGGCCAGCGCGCGCTTGGGCTCGACGCGTTGAAATATCTCGGGCGGCTCTATTGGTACACGGTCGAGTTCGGCCTGATCGCCGAACCCGAAGGCCTGCGCATCTACGGCTCGGGGATCGTCTCCAGCTATGCCGAAACCCGCTTCGCGCTCGACGACCCGAGCCCCAACCGCATCGCGCTTGACCTCGCGCGCGTGATGCGGACCGAATACCGGATCGACGACTTCCAGCAGAACTATTTCGTGATCCCGAGCTTCGACGAACTGCTCCGGCTGACGGTCGAGACCGACTTCGCGCCGTTGTACGAAGAGCTGAAGGCGCTGCCGGATATCCCGGTGGCGCAGATCGAGCCCGAGGACGTGGTGCTGACCAAGGGCACACAGGACTACGCCAACGCCAAGCTCGCCGCCTGA
- a CDS encoding 50S ribosomal protein L11 methyltransferase, which produces MSDSWKLTLPCTRAEAEAIDASDDLGHAIPGDAVLMTTEEIEDDVESWRLDAYFEHEPAADTVAAVRALVPSAAGAEIAVERLGDADWVTMSQAGLEPLSVGRFFVHTGAHAGAVPADRRAFLIEASRAFGTGHHETTSGCLAMLDGMADAGFANVIDIGTGTGLLAFAAAHLWPEAAVMGTDIDPVSIDVTRENAELNGVSGIELIVADGTLDDAIVAKAPYDLVIANILAGPLVSMAPEIASIADAGATVVLAGLLETQRAGVVAAYEACGCSLEAVDRRGDWSVLRLRAGDVRFVAAGPFDPKGRDGWALDI; this is translated from the coding sequence ATGTCCGATAGTTGGAAACTCACCCTGCCCTGCACGCGCGCGGAGGCCGAGGCGATCGATGCGAGCGACGACCTGGGTCACGCGATCCCGGGCGACGCCGTGCTGATGACGACCGAGGAGATCGAGGACGACGTCGAATCATGGCGCCTCGACGCGTATTTCGAGCATGAGCCGGCGGCCGACACGGTCGCGGCGGTGCGCGCGCTGGTGCCGAGCGCGGCGGGCGCCGAGATCGCGGTCGAGCGGTTGGGCGATGCCGATTGGGTGACGATGAGCCAAGCGGGGCTCGAGCCTTTGTCGGTCGGGCGGTTCTTCGTGCATACTGGCGCGCATGCGGGCGCGGTGCCGGCGGACAGGCGCGCGTTCCTGATCGAGGCGAGCCGCGCGTTCGGGACGGGGCATCACGAGACGACGAGTGGGTGCCTGGCGATGCTCGATGGGATGGCGGACGCCGGCTTTGCGAACGTCATCGATATCGGGACGGGGACCGGGTTGCTCGCGTTCGCGGCGGCGCATCTTTGGCCCGAGGCGGCGGTGATGGGGACGGATATCGATCCGGTCTCGATCGACGTTACGCGGGAGAACGCTGAGCTCAACGGGGTTTCCGGGATCGAATTGATCGTGGCGGATGGCACGCTCGACGATGCGATCGTGGCGAAGGCGCCGTATGATCTGGTGATCGCGAATATTCTGGCGGGGCCGCTGGTGTCGATGGCGCCGGAAATTGCGTCGATTGCCGATGCGGGGGCGACGGTGGTGCTGGCGGGGTTGCTGGAGACCCAGCGGGCTGGAGTCGTGGCGGCGTATGAGGCTTGCGGGTGTTCGCTCGAGGCGGTCGACCGGCGCGGGGACTGGTCTGTGTTGCGGTTGCGGGCTGGTGACGTGCGGTTCGTGGCGGCGGGGCCGTTCGATCCGAAGGGGCGCGATGGGTGGGCGCTGGATATTTGA